From the Leishmania donovani BPK282A1 complete genome, chromosome 30 genome, one window contains:
- a CDS encoding leucine-rich repeat protein, putative, with protein sequence MACRTLRELSLAFNLLGDEGGRIAAEILGSHPSLRTLDLSDNHIGDLGAVAIAEAFILSSASRIESLNLSVNHMGDVGFAAIAEALTKTNNKHFTALDLACNDAVTDVGREALMRAVPHMRYVYSLDLTSCDLSDDNAKALTEAIRSSHTSVGTVEWYNNPRIKLLTEKALYEAIEAKAAARLSLKGDGSVVLYAGVALTAAMVVVSIIMRQRQNS encoded by the coding sequence ATGGCCTGCCGCACCCTCAGGGAGCTTTCACTGGCCTTCAACTTGTTGGGCGATGAGGGCGGGCGCATAGCTGCGGAGATACTCGGCAGCCACCCGAGCCTTAGGACCCTCGACCTCAGCGACAACCACATCGGTGATCTTGGCGCAGTAGCCATCGCTGAGGCTTTTATACTCTCCAGCGCGTCGCGTATCGAGTCGCTCAACCTTTCTGTCAATCACATGGGTGACGTCGGCTTTGCGGCCATTGCAGAGGCTCTTACGAAAACGAACAATAAGCACTTCACCGCGCTTGACCTGGCTTGCAACGATGCCGTCACCGATGTCGGGCGGGAGGCTCTGATGCGGGCGGTGCCACACATGCGGTACGTGTACTCCCTCGACCTGACCTCGTGCGACTTGTCGGACGACAATGCCAAGGCGCTCACGGAGGCGATCCGTAGCAGCCACACCAGTGTCGGGACGGTGGAGTGGTACAACAACCCGCGCATCAAGCTGCTGACAGAGAAGGCGCTGTACGAGGCTATCGAGGCGAaggccgctgcgcgcctctccctcaAAGGCGACGGCTCCGTCGTCTTGTACGCTGGTGTAGCACTCACAGCAGCTATGGTGGTTGTCTCTATCATtatgcggcagcggcagaacTCTTAG
- a CDS encoding 2-hydroxy-3-oxopropionate reductase, putative translates to MRVGYIGLGLMGKPMAVNILKAGFPVSVWNRTASKCDDLVAAGATACATPAELAAASDVVFTNLSDSPDVMEIVFGPNGVAAGIREGAIFVDNSTIKPSVAQEIARRLWKEKKVRALDAPVSGGDIGARNGTLTVMVGGDAAALETVLPVLLAVGKKVTRIGDCGAGQVCKAANQIMVAAQMVALGEILVFSEKCGVSGPTVIEAIKSGSAQCWTLDVKPDRLFAGNREPGFKAALQSKDMGIVMDSAKEFGVPLPSTAVNTQLFQAMIQNGDGDQDNSAVVSVLERMANVHISEVKKE, encoded by the coding sequence ATGCGCGTCGGGTACATTGGTCTGGGGCTCATGGGCAAGCCCATGGCCGTCAACATCCTCAAGGCGGGCTTTCCTGTGAGTGTGTGGAACCGCACAGCCTCCAAGTGCGACGACCTCGTCGCGGCTGGCGCCACGGCGtgcgcgacgccggcggagttggcggcggcctctGATGTCGTCTTCACAAACCTCTCGGACTCCCCTGACGTGATGGAGATCGTGTTCGGCCCCAACGGCGTGGCAGCCGGCATTCGTGAAGGGGCCATCTTTGTGGACAACAGCACCATCAAGCCCTCTGTCGCGCAGGAGATCGCACGACGGCTGTGGAAGGAGAAAAAAGTGCGTGCACTGGACGCACCGGTCTCTGGCGGCGACATCGGAGCGCGCAACGGCACCTTGACCGTCAtggtcggcggcgacgctgctgcgcttgaGACTGTTTTGCCTGTGCTGCTCGCAGTGGGTAAGAAGGTGACCCGCATTGGCGACTGCGGGGCGGGGCAGGTGTGCAAGGCGGCGAACCAGATCATGGTGGCTGCCCAGATGGTCGCGCTCGGCGAAATCCTTGTCTTCTCTGAGAAGTGCGGCGTGTCAGGGCCGACAGTTATCGAGGCGATCAAGAGTGGTTCGGCGCAGTGCTGGACCCTCGATGTGAAGCCGGATCGCCTCTTCGCTGGCAACCGCGAGCCCGGCTTTAAGGCTGCCCTGCAGAGCAAGGACATGGGCATTGTGATGGACTCGGCCAAGGAGTtcggcgtgccgctgccctccaCCGCTGTCAACACGCAGCTCTTCCAGGCGATGATTCagaacggcgacggcgaccaAGACAACTCCGCTGTCGTCAGCGTGCTCGAGCGCATGGCCAACGTCCACATCTcggaggtgaagaaggaaTAG